A genomic region of Miscanthus floridulus cultivar M001 chromosome 3, ASM1932011v1, whole genome shotgun sequence contains the following coding sequences:
- the LOC136544096 gene encoding mini zinc finger protein 2-like, with translation MKRLLIMRRCEPIVRFTCCSVRYGECRRNHAASTGGYAIDGCREFIAEGEESTSGALKCAACGCHRSFHRRVQVYEVAWDYGSDTSSTE, from the coding sequence ATGAAGAGGCTGTTGATCATGCGAAGGTGTGAGCCGATTGTGCGGTTCACGTGCTGCAGCGTGCGCTACGGGGAGTGCCGTCGGAACCATGCGGCGAGCACTGGAGGCTACGCCATCGACGGGTGCCGGGAGTTCATCGCTGAAGGGGAGGAGAGCACCAGTGGTGCTCTCAAGTGCGCGGCCTGCGGTTGCCACCGCAGCTTCCACCGCAGGGTTCAGGTCTATGAGGTTGCATGGGATTACGGATCTGACACGTCGTCGACCGAGTAG